TACCGACGCCGAACCTCGACAGGCTGGCGGCGGAGGGCGTGAGGTTCAGCCAGTTTTACAATGCGGGACGTTGTTGTCCGTCGCGGGCGTCGTTGCTGACGGGACTGTATTCGCATCAGGCGGGCATTGGACACATGGCGCAGGATCGCGGTTTGCCCGCGTATCGCGGGGCGTTGAATGACCGGTGTGTGACGCTTGCGGAGGTGTTGCGGGAGGCGGGTTATTTTACGGCGCATACCGGCAAGTGGCATGTGGGGGATCGCGATGAGTCCATGTGGCCGTTGCAGCGTGGGTTTGATCGCTTTTATGGTTCGCCGACGAGCAATGCGTCTTATTTCGGAGTGAAGAAGGGTCGAATGATTTTGTCGGGCAATGAGCGCTTGTATGATCATGAGAATCCGCCGCCGGAGGGGTGGCATTCAACGGATGCGTGGACATCAAAAGGGTTGGAGTTTGTTGATGAGGCGTTGAAGGAGAAGAAACCGTTCTTTTGGTATCTGGCACACAATGCTCCGCATTTTCCATTGCAGGCGGAGCCGGAAGATATTGCGAGGTTTCGTGGCAAATATCGAAAGGGATGGGACAAGGTGCGGGAGGAGCGGCATGCGCGGCAGCAGGAGCTGGTTTTGATGAAGGGGGTGGGTTTGTCGGCGCGTGATGAATCGGTGCAGGCCTGGGAGGCGCTGGATGAGCAGCAAAAGGATGAGCTGGATTTGCGCATGGCGATTTATGCGGCGGTGGTGGAGCGCCTGGACAAGTCGATTGGCGTGCTGGTGGAGGGTTTGAAAGCGCGCGGGGTTTTTGAGAACACGTTGTTGATGTTCTTGAGTGACAACGGGGCGTCGGATGAAGGTGGGGTGTATGGGAAGTTTGGCGATGGGGATGGGGAGCCGGGATCGCTGGAGTCAGATGTGTATGCGGGCAGGGCCTGGGCGAATGCGAGTGACACGCCATTTCGGTTGTATAAGAGCTTCACTCACGAGGGTGGAATCGCGACGCCGTTGGTGGTGCATTGGCCGGCAGGGTTGAAGGCGAGAGGGGAGTGGCGGCATGAGGTGGGGCATGTGGTGGATGTGATGCCGACCTTGGTGGAGCTGTGTGGGGCGGCTTATCCGAAGAGCTGGAAAGCGCGGGAGATTTTACCGATGGAGGGGAGCAGTCTGGCGGCGGTGTTGCAGGGGGAGAAGGTGCAGGGGCGGACCTTGTTTTGGGAGCATGAAGGGAATGCGGCGGTGCGGGAGGGAGATTGGAAGCTGGTGAGGTCGAAGCGTGAGGGGCTGAAGTGGCGGCTCTATGATTTGAAGGAGGATCGGACGGAGCTGAAGGATGTGAGTGCGGGAAATGCGGCGAAGGTGGAGGAATTGCGGATGAAGTGGAAGGGATGGGCAGAGCGGGTGGGGGTGGTGCCTTTTCATGAGTTGCAGGGCGGTATGAAGAAATGAATGAACTTGGAGAATGCGATGAAGATGAAAAAATTGCTGATGGTTTTGTTGTTGGTGTCGGTGGGGTTGTCTTCATGGGCGGCGAAGCCGAATGTGCTGTTCATTGCGGTGGATGACATGAACAACGATCTGGGGTGTTATGGGCATCCGTTGGTGAAGTCGCCCAACATTGACCGGTTGGCGAAGATGGGGACGCGGTTTGACCGGGCGTATTGTCAGTTTCCGCTTTGTTCACCGAGCCGGACTTCGGTGATGACGGGGTTGAGGCCGGATGCAACCAAGGTGTTTGATCTGAGAAAACATTTTCGCGAGGTAATGCCAGAAGTGGTGACGATGTCGCAGGCGTTCAGGAATGAGGGGTATTTTGTGGGGCGGGTGGGGAAGATTTATCACTATGGGAATCCGGGGGACATCGGCACGAACGGGTTGGATGATGAGGCGTCGTGGGATAAGCGGGTGAATCCGTATGGTCGGGACAAGGTGGAGGAGAAGTTGATCATTAATCACACGCCGAAGCGTGGGTTGGGGAGTTCGTTGAGTTTTCTCAAAGCCGAAGGGACGGATGAGGAGCAGACGGATGGGATGGTGGCTACGGAGGTGATCAAAATGATGAAGGAGAAGCGCGATAAGCCATTCTTTGTGGCGGCGGGGTTTTATCGTCCGCATTGTCCGTATGTGGCGCCGAAGAAGTATTTTGAATTGTATCCGTTGGAGAAGGTCGGGATGCCGAAGCGGCCTTGGGAGTATCTGAAGAAGGTGCCTATGGCGGCGCTGGCATCAACGAAACCCTGGCCCTGGTTTGGGGTAACGGAGGAGCAGTCGAGGGAGGCGTTGCAGGCTTATTGGGCGACGATTTCGTTTGTCGATGCGCAGGTGGGCCGGTTGCTGGATGCGCTGGAGGAGAACAGATTGGCGGACAACACGATTGTGGTGTTTTGGAGTGACCACGGTTATCATGTGGGGGAGCACGGATTGTGGAAGAAGCAAAGTTTGTTTGAGAACTCGGCGAGGGTGCCAATGATCATTGCGGCTCCGGGGCAGAAGATGCGCGGTGGTGAGTCGGGTCGGGTGGTGGAACTGGTGGATCTGTATCCAACGCTGGCGGATTTGTGTGGGGTGAAGGCGCCGTCGAATTTGGCGGGGAAGAGCTTGCGGCCGTTGTTGGATGCGCCGGATGCGGAGTGGGACAAGCCGGCGTTTACGCAGGTGTGGCGAGGGAAGTTTGCGGGTCACAGTGTGCGGACGGAACGGTATCGGTATACGGAATGGGAAGGCGGGAAGGAGGGAGCGGAGCTTTATGATTATGAGACGGACCCGGAGGAGATGATCAATTTGATGGGAGATTCAGCGCAGGCGGAGAGGTTGGCCAGTTTGAAGAAGCTGGTGAAGGAAAATTGGACGCAGGAATTTCGTCCGAAGCCGAACAAGAAGGCTGGCAGGTAGCGGTCGATCGATGCGATTTACTCCTGGCCGGCCTGGATGGCGGTGAGGGCGATGGTGTAGAGGATGTCTTCAACCAGGGCGCCGCGGGAGAGGTCGTTGACGGGGCGTTTCATGCCTTGCAGCATGGGGCCGATGCTGATGACGTTGGCGCTGCGCTGAACGGCTTTGTAGGTGGTATTGCCGGTGTTGAGGTCGGGGAAGATGAACACGGTGGCTTTGCCGGCGACGGGACTGTTGGGGGCTTTGGACGCGGCGACGTCGGCGATGGCGGCGGCGTCGTATTGGAGGGGGCCGTCGAGGAGGAGGTCGGGACGTTTTTGCTGGGCCAATTGGGTGGCCTGGCGGACTTTGTCGACGTCGGCTCCAGTTCCGGATTCGCCGGTGGAGTAGCTGATCATGGCGACGCGTGCTGGGAGGCCGAAGGTGATGGCGGAGTCGGCGCTTTGAATGGCGATGTCGGCGAGGGTTTCGGCGTCGGGATCGGGATTGACGGCGCAGTCGCCGTAAACGAGGACCTGGTCGGGGAGGCACATGAAGAAGATGGAGGAGACAACCTTGGCACCGGGTTTGGTTTTGATGATCTGCAGGGCGGGCCGGATGGTGTTGGCGGTGGAGTGAACGGCACCGGAGACGAGACCGTCGACTTCGCCGAGGGCGAGCATGACGGTGCCGAGCCAGACATGGTCGTCGAGGAGGTCGGCGGCGGCTTCGGGGGTGAGGCCTTTGTGTTTGCGCATTTCGACGAGGGGGCTGACGTAGTGCTGGCGGATGTGGGTGGGGTCGAGGATTTCGATGTTGGCAGGGAGTTCGATCTGCTGGCCTTTGGCAACGCGGTGGATTTCTTCGGGGTTGCCGATGAGGACGCAGCGGGCGATGCCGCGCTGGGCGCAGAGGGCGGCGGCGCGGATGGTGCGGGGTTCGTTGCCTTCGGGGAGGACGATGCGTTTGTCGGCGGCGCGGGCGAGTTCGGTGAGTTTGAAGCAGAAGGCGGCGGGGGAGAGGCGGGCTTCGATGGGGATGGCGGCGTGGGTGGCGATCCATGCGCTGTCGATGTAGCTGGCGACGAAGTCCATGCTGAGCTCGACGCGTTCGAGGTCGTCGGCGGGGACCTCGTGGCTCATTTTGGCGATGTCGGTGGCGGTGTGCCAGCTGTTGGATTCGACGTGGAGGATGGGGAGGCCGGTTTCGATGGCGGGTCGGCAGAGGTCGAAGATGCCGGGGGGGACTTCGGTTTCGCCGGTGAGCAGGAGGCCGGCGAGGTTGATGTCGTTGAGGCTGGCAAGGCAGGCGGCGACGATGACATCGCTGCGGTCGGAGGGGGTGATGAGAAGGTTGCCGGGCACAAACGCGTTGAGCATGTTGGGCACGGTGCGGGCGAGCAGGTTGAATTTTTTGACGCGACGCGTTTTCATTTCGCCTTCAAAGAGCGTGGTGGCGTTGAGGTAGCGGGCGACGTCGATGGTGCGGCAGGAGCTGATTTCGGTGTTTTCGGGGACGGCACCGATGAGGTGGAAGCCGGGGCTGCCGATGAAGCGACTGTGGGCGCGGAGTTCGTCGACGAGTGTCGCGAAAGGTTTGTTGTTGGCGTTGGGGACGCGGTTGATGATGCAGCCGATGACGGCGGTGCCATCGATGCCGCCGAAGGGTTTGGCGGCGTATTCGAGGCGGGCTTCAAATTCGTCGAGCGTGAGGCTGCCGAGGGAGCCGGCGAGGATGATTTCGGCGCTGAGGGTTTTGGCGAGCTGGAGATTGAGGTCGTCGGCGTGGGGGTCGTCGGGCGTGTGGACGAGACCTTCGACGATGACGACATCGGCATCGGCGGCGGATTGATGGTAGATGCCGACGACGCGTTCGAGGAGTTCGTCGACGCGACCGGAGGAGATAAGGCGTTCGGCTTGTTCGAGGGGGATGGGTGAGGCGGGTTTGAGGGAGGTGGCCTGGCGGACGAAGTGGGTGGAGCGTTCGGGGCCGAGGTCGCCGCCTTCGGGCTGGCCGATGGGTTTGCAGAAGGCGACGCGCACGCCGCGTTTGTCCAGGGCACGGACGAGGCCGAGGGCGAGGGAGGTGAGTCCGGCACCGGAGCCGCTGGGGGTAAGGTAAAGGGTGTGGGGCATGGGGACGGAAGATGATTAGGGTTGGAGAAGGCGTTGGGTTTCCCGGGCGATGACGAGTTCTTCGTTGGTGGGGACGACGAGGGCAGTGAGGGCGGAATCGGTGGTGGTGATGCGACCGGCGGTGTGGCGACCGTGGGCCGAGTTGAGGTCGTGGTCGAGGGTGGGTTTGAGGACTTTTAGGTGAGCAAGGGTGCGGGCGCGGATAGGGGCGGAGTTTTCGCCAATGCCTCCGGTGAAGATGAGGGCGTCGATGCGGTCGAGGGCGGCAGCGAGGCCAAGGATGCCTTTGGCGAGTCGGTAGCAGAAGACATCAATGGCGAGTTCGGCGCGGGAGTGGCCGTTGTCGGCGGCTTCGAGGAGGGTGCGCATGTCGTTGCTGAGGCCGGAGAGGCCGAGGAGACCGCTGTCGCGATTGAGGAGGTCGGTGACTTGACGAATGTCGCGTCCGGTTTGTTCGACGAGGAATTGGATGAGGTTGGGGTCGACATCGCCGCTGCGGGTGCCCATGGCGAGGCCTTCGAGGGGGGTGAGGCCCATGGTGGTGTCCATGCTCTGGCCGTTTTTGATGGCGCAGGCGCTGCAACCGTTGCCGAGGTGGGC
The Phragmitibacter flavus genome window above contains:
- a CDS encoding arylsulfatase, whose product is MMKWLVWLLMGGLVTGVEAQERPNVVVILVDDMGFSDVGCYGGEIPTPNLDRLAAEGVRFSQFYNAGRCCPSRASLLTGLYSHQAGIGHMAQDRGLPAYRGALNDRCVTLAEVLREAGYFTAHTGKWHVGDRDESMWPLQRGFDRFYGSPTSNASYFGVKKGRMILSGNERLYDHENPPPEGWHSTDAWTSKGLEFVDEALKEKKPFFWYLAHNAPHFPLQAEPEDIARFRGKYRKGWDKVREERHARQQELVLMKGVGLSARDESVQAWEALDEQQKDELDLRMAIYAAVVERLDKSIGVLVEGLKARGVFENTLLMFLSDNGASDEGGVYGKFGDGDGEPGSLESDVYAGRAWANASDTPFRLYKSFTHEGGIATPLVVHWPAGLKARGEWRHEVGHVVDVMPTLVELCGAAYPKSWKAREILPMEGSSLAAVLQGEKVQGRTLFWEHEGNAAVREGDWKLVRSKREGLKWRLYDLKEDRTELKDVSAGNAAKVEELRMKWKGWAERVGVVPFHELQGGMKK
- a CDS encoding sulfatase, with translation MKMKKLLMVLLLVSVGLSSWAAKPNVLFIAVDDMNNDLGCYGHPLVKSPNIDRLAKMGTRFDRAYCQFPLCSPSRTSVMTGLRPDATKVFDLRKHFREVMPEVVTMSQAFRNEGYFVGRVGKIYHYGNPGDIGTNGLDDEASWDKRVNPYGRDKVEEKLIINHTPKRGLGSSLSFLKAEGTDEEQTDGMVATEVIKMMKEKRDKPFFVAAGFYRPHCPYVAPKKYFELYPLEKVGMPKRPWEYLKKVPMAALASTKPWPWFGVTEEQSREALQAYWATISFVDAQVGRLLDALEENRLADNTIVVFWSDHGYHVGEHGLWKKQSLFENSARVPMIIAAPGQKMRGGESGRVVELVDLYPTLADLCGVKAPSNLAGKSLRPLLDAPDAEWDKPAFTQVWRGKFAGHSVRTERYRYTEWEGGKEGAELYDYETDPEEMINLMGDSAQAERLASLKKLVKENWTQEFRPKPNKKAGR
- the pta gene encoding phosphate acetyltransferase produces the protein MPHTLYLTPSGSGAGLTSLALGLVRALDKRGVRVAFCKPIGQPEGGDLGPERSTHFVRQATSLKPASPIPLEQAERLISSGRVDELLERVVGIYHQSAADADVVIVEGLVHTPDDPHADDLNLQLAKTLSAEIILAGSLGSLTLDEFEARLEYAAKPFGGIDGTAVIGCIINRVPNANNKPFATLVDELRAHSRFIGSPGFHLIGAVPENTEISSCRTIDVARYLNATTLFEGEMKTRRVKKFNLLARTVPNMLNAFVPGNLLITPSDRSDVIVAACLASLNDINLAGLLLTGETEVPPGIFDLCRPAIETGLPILHVESNSWHTATDIAKMSHEVPADDLERVELSMDFVASYIDSAWIATHAAIPIEARLSPAAFCFKLTELARAADKRIVLPEGNEPRTIRAAALCAQRGIARCVLIGNPEEIHRVAKGQQIELPANIEILDPTHIRQHYVSPLVEMRKHKGLTPEAAADLLDDHVWLGTVMLALGEVDGLVSGAVHSTANTIRPALQIIKTKPGAKVVSSIFFMCLPDQVLVYGDCAVNPDPDAETLADIAIQSADSAITFGLPARVAMISYSTGESGTGADVDKVRQATQLAQQKRPDLLLDGPLQYDAAAIADVAASKAPNSPVAGKATVFIFPDLNTGNTTYKAVQRSANVISIGPMLQGMKRPVNDLSRGALVEDILYTIALTAIQAGQE